The proteins below come from a single Natrinema sp. SYSU A 869 genomic window:
- a CDS encoding GNAT family N-acetyltransferase translates to MEPTETLEFGHADRKEIYEYVERHGAVDPEETRERLGLDPSGFRHHVAILKRDGRIEAEDGTLRVTIDAGAEEEYVSEDLEFHIRPARQEDLTGIVGAIRRVAEEKTYIEAESVADEIDHEEALLRHNELQSRMFFVATVEDEVVGWVHLHAPELEKLSHTAELTVGVLEDYRGHGVGSHLLSRGLEWAGSNGYEKVYQSVPSTNEEAIAFLEEHDWQTEAIREDHYKLDGRYVDEVMMAVKL, encoded by the coding sequence ATGGAACCAACTGAGACGCTCGAGTTCGGGCACGCGGACCGCAAAGAGATCTACGAGTACGTCGAGCGACACGGGGCGGTTGACCCCGAAGAGACGCGGGAGCGCCTCGGGCTCGATCCGAGCGGGTTCCGCCATCACGTCGCGATCCTCAAGCGGGACGGCCGAATCGAAGCGGAAGACGGAACGCTCAGGGTAACGATCGACGCGGGTGCCGAAGAAGAGTACGTCTCCGAGGATCTCGAGTTTCACATCCGGCCGGCGCGTCAGGAGGACCTGACGGGGATCGTCGGCGCGATCCGGCGGGTCGCCGAGGAGAAGACCTACATCGAGGCCGAGAGCGTCGCCGACGAGATCGACCACGAGGAGGCCCTGCTCCGACACAACGAACTCCAGTCGCGGATGTTCTTCGTCGCCACGGTTGAGGACGAAGTCGTTGGCTGGGTTCACCTCCACGCCCCGGAGTTAGAGAAGCTGAGCCACACCGCCGAGCTCACCGTCGGGGTCCTCGAAGACTACCGTGGCCACGGCGTCGGCTCACACCTCCTCTCACGTGGCCTCGAGTGGGCCGGCTCGAACGGCTACGAGAAGGTCTACCAGAGCGTCCCATCGACCAATGAGGAGGCCATTGCCTTCCTCGAGGAACACGACTGGCAAACCGAGGCGATCAGAGAGGATCACTACAAACTCGACGGTCGCTACGTCGACGAAGTGATGATGGCCGTCAAACTATAG